From Gemmatimonas sp., a single genomic window includes:
- a CDS encoding Ig-like domain-containing protein: MLQLRSLRRGIVATRLLLGATLLVGGMAACNDDDDAVTAPVINTNTVAVTPRVSSLRVGQTQQLAATLLDKAGATISGGTVTWTSAEPTIATVSSAGLVTMLTTGSTAIRATIDGVTGIASLQGVASVATVSIVSLARPVAVGEAFPLSFRTLDGSGNVLVARSVTWSSSAASVATINTDGVVIGIAPGTSVITATSEGRTATVNVIVEALAPVNTVALSPTTQVLATGGTQQLTATLRDANNNVLSNRPIVWASTAVATGSVSATGLVTALTPGTFTVSATSEGKTGSLTFNPLLNNVAQVIAGPLNSAYVFLIDVPAGATGITVTTTGAGSQDPDIEVYRPGATTAACIAETAGPNETCTITTNVVAGTWRVRVVGYTAYSAVTLRAVVTP, encoded by the coding sequence ATGCTTCAGCTTCGCTCTCTTCGTCGCGGGATTGTCGCGACCCGCCTGCTTCTCGGTGCCACGCTCCTCGTGGGCGGCATGGCCGCGTGTAACGACGATGACGATGCCGTCACCGCGCCGGTCATCAACACCAACACCGTCGCCGTCACGCCGCGTGTCTCGAGTCTCCGCGTCGGCCAGACGCAGCAGCTTGCGGCCACGTTGCTCGACAAGGCTGGCGCCACGATCTCCGGGGGCACGGTCACGTGGACCTCGGCTGAGCCGACGATCGCCACCGTGTCGTCGGCCGGTCTCGTCACCATGCTGACGACGGGCAGCACGGCCATTCGGGCCACGATCGACGGCGTGACGGGCATTGCCTCGCTGCAGGGCGTGGCGTCGGTGGCGACGGTGTCCATCGTGAGTCTGGCCCGTCCGGTGGCCGTCGGTGAGGCATTCCCGCTGTCATTCCGAACGCTTGATGGATCGGGCAACGTCTTGGTCGCGCGCTCCGTCACGTGGTCGTCGTCGGCGGCTTCCGTCGCCACCATCAACACTGACGGCGTGGTTATCGGTATTGCGCCTGGTACTTCGGTCATCACCGCAACAAGCGAGGGCCGGACGGCCACTGTGAACGTGATCGTTGAAGCGTTGGCTCCGGTGAACACCGTCGCGCTCTCGCCGACGACGCAGGTCCTTGCGACCGGCGGCACGCAGCAGCTGACCGCAACACTGCGCGATGCGAACAACAACGTTTTGTCGAATCGTCCGATTGTTTGGGCCTCGACCGCGGTCGCCACCGGATCCGTGTCCGCGACCGGTCTGGTGACCGCGCTGACGCCCGGTACCTTCACGGTGTCCGCGACGAGCGAAGGGAAGACGGGCAGTCTGACATTCAATCCGCTGCTGAACAACGTCGCGCAGGTGATCGCCGGCCCGCTCAACTCGGCCTACGTGTTCCTCATCGATGTTCCGGCTGGTGCGACGGGCATCACGGTCACGACGACGGGCGCCGGCAGCCAGGACCCGGACATTGAAGTGTATCGTCCTGGCGCGACGACGGCCGCCTGCATCGCCGAAACGGCAGGTCCCAACGAGACCTGTACGATCACGACGAATGTCGTCGCCGGTACCTGGCGCGTGCGTGTGGTCGGCTACACGGCGTATTCGGCGGTCACGTTGCGCGCGGTCGTGACGCCGTAA
- a CDS encoding class I SAM-dependent methyltransferase, with protein MSLRAVQREYGALAGHYDQRWKGYVAASTALAASRLELTPNEWLLDVGCGTGALLAQLHHREPSARLIGVDATVGMLLRARARLAPAVLLAESSGEALPLADASVHAVVSTSALHYVDDAPRALREMRRVLAPGGRLVLVDWCADFLTMRALDVVLRVVDRAHAHTFSSVDVQRLVTGANFERIDIAREKIDRFWGLFVLTARVPS; from the coding sequence GTGAGCCTCCGCGCCGTCCAGCGGGAGTATGGCGCGCTGGCAGGGCACTACGACCAGCGGTGGAAGGGGTACGTGGCCGCCTCCACGGCGCTGGCGGCGTCCCGGCTCGAACTCACGCCGAACGAGTGGCTGCTCGACGTGGGTTGCGGCACCGGCGCGCTGCTGGCGCAGCTCCACCACCGCGAGCCGTCAGCCCGGCTGATCGGGGTGGACGCCACGGTCGGCATGCTGCTCCGCGCCCGCGCCCGACTCGCTCCGGCGGTGCTGCTGGCTGAGAGCAGTGGCGAGGCGCTGCCGTTGGCCGATGCGAGCGTGCACGCGGTTGTGAGCACCAGCGCCTTGCACTATGTGGACGATGCTCCACGCGCCCTGCGCGAAATGCGTCGCGTGCTCGCCCCCGGCGGCCGCCTGGTCCTCGTCGATTGGTGCGCGGACTTTCTGACGATGCGCGCGCTCGACGTGGTCCTGCGAGTCGTCGACCGCGCCCATGCGCACACATTCTCCTCGGTCGACGTGCAACGCCTCGTGACCGGTGCCAACTTTGAGCGCATCGACATCGCGCGCGAAAAGATCGACCGCTTCTGGGGACTCTTCGTGCTGACCGCGCGTGTTCCCTCGTAG
- a CDS encoding DUF1611 domain-containing protein, with protein MPELRKPYLLYLGDSTHPTDAKTACGLRDWCPDDVIGEWSLPQATVSVGLPRLSPADAAARGAGSLVIGIASVGGRVPDSWLPDLEAAIANGLDIVSGMHTRLTSFPSLVAAAQQHGVRLMDVRHSDATFPAGTGNKRTGMRVATVGTDCALGKKYTALSLTNALRARGAKATFRATGQTGIMIAGQGIAIDAVVADFIAGAAEVLSPDNAPDHWDVIEGQGSLFHPAYAGVTLGLLHGSQPDCIVLCHDPARLTIEYRPNHPIPPLAAAVAQYLTAARVTNRNVRLAGVSINSSTLSDDAWRKYAARVGAELGVPVCDPMRGGLDAIAASVLGRDR; from the coding sequence ATGCCTGAACTCCGCAAACCGTACCTCCTGTACCTGGGCGACTCCACCCACCCCACCGATGCCAAGACCGCCTGCGGCCTGCGCGATTGGTGCCCGGATGACGTGATCGGCGAGTGGAGTTTGCCGCAGGCTACCGTCAGCGTTGGGCTGCCTCGCCTGTCGCCCGCCGATGCCGCCGCGCGGGGGGCCGGCAGCCTCGTGATCGGCATCGCCTCGGTGGGCGGACGCGTGCCCGATAGTTGGCTCCCCGATCTCGAAGCGGCCATCGCCAATGGGCTCGACATCGTGAGCGGGATGCACACGAGGCTCACATCGTTTCCGAGTCTCGTGGCCGCCGCTCAGCAGCACGGCGTGCGCCTCATGGACGTGCGGCACAGCGATGCCACGTTCCCCGCCGGCACGGGGAACAAGCGCACCGGCATGCGCGTGGCCACGGTGGGCACCGACTGCGCGCTGGGCAAGAAGTACACGGCGCTGTCGCTCACCAACGCGCTGCGCGCGCGGGGCGCCAAGGCCACGTTCCGCGCCACCGGACAAACGGGCATCATGATCGCCGGCCAAGGCATCGCCATTGACGCGGTGGTGGCCGACTTCATTGCCGGTGCGGCCGAGGTGTTGTCGCCCGACAACGCGCCCGATCACTGGGATGTGATCGAAGGGCAGGGCTCGTTGTTTCATCCGGCGTACGCCGGTGTCACGCTGGGCTTGCTGCACGGCTCCCAGCCCGACTGCATCGTACTCTGTCACGACCCCGCGCGGCTCACGATCGAGTACCGCCCGAATCATCCCATTCCGCCGCTCGCCGCTGCGGTGGCGCAGTATCTCACCGCCGCACGCGTTACCAACCGCAACGTGCGCCTGGCGGGCGTGAGCATCAATTCCTCCACGCTGTCCGACGACGCGTGGCGTAAGTACGCGGCGCGAGTTGGTGCAGAACTCGGTGTGCCGGTGTGCGATCCGATGCGCGGCGGGCTCGACGCGATTGCGGCGTCAGTGTTGGGGCGAGATCGCTGA
- a CDS encoding amidohydrolase family protein, whose translation MRRSRFVFGLSFGLSIAASLSPSALVAQQPPATQPQPPRGFRGGTSIKPGEECPAGTTEIRPNNCLAPASPPPSIVDYRPKSTLIVPAAGMKWKAKYPVVDFHGHPSGLLGNADGIARLGASMDSVNVRLMIAADNVSGDRLTRTMELVNGSPTMKNRVRLLTGVNLNGVGPGWAAKAVAQLEADVKGGAVGIGEIGKGFGLSTKKADGTRLRLNDPDLDPIWEAAARLKLPVFIHTADPQEFFREVDNTNERWLELTLFPERLYPQDKYPSFNQLMAERDSLFLRHPKTTFVAAHLGWHANDLGRLGRMFDKMPNVLAEVGAVLYDIGRQPRSAHDFFIKYQDRLLFGKDSFQPEEYPYYWRVFETRDDYFDYYRDYHAFWKLYGIDLPDVVLKKVYYQNALRIMPAIQIAGWPK comes from the coding sequence GTGCGTCGCTCCCGTTTTGTGTTTGGGCTGTCTTTCGGCCTCTCGATCGCGGCGTCTCTCTCGCCGTCTGCACTCGTCGCCCAGCAGCCGCCCGCCACTCAACCGCAGCCTCCGCGCGGATTCCGCGGTGGCACCTCGATCAAGCCTGGCGAGGAATGCCCCGCCGGCACGACGGAGATCCGTCCGAACAACTGCCTCGCGCCGGCGTCACCGCCGCCGAGCATTGTGGACTATCGCCCCAAGTCGACGTTGATCGTGCCCGCGGCCGGCATGAAGTGGAAGGCGAAGTATCCGGTCGTCGATTTCCACGGCCATCCGTCGGGACTGCTCGGCAATGCCGACGGCATCGCGCGGCTCGGCGCCTCGATGGACTCGGTGAACGTGCGGCTCATGATCGCCGCCGACAACGTGAGCGGTGATCGGCTCACGCGCACGATGGAGCTGGTGAATGGCTCGCCCACCATGAAGAATCGCGTGCGGCTGTTGACCGGCGTGAACCTGAATGGCGTGGGCCCTGGCTGGGCGGCAAAGGCCGTGGCGCAGCTCGAAGCCGACGTGAAAGGCGGCGCGGTCGGTATCGGCGAAATCGGCAAGGGCTTCGGCTTGAGCACGAAGAAGGCCGACGGCACGCGCTTGCGGCTCAACGACCCCGATCTCGATCCCATCTGGGAAGCGGCGGCGCGTCTCAAGCTGCCCGTGTTCATTCACACCGCCGACCCGCAGGAGTTTTTCCGCGAAGTCGACAACACCAACGAACGGTGGCTCGAGCTCACGCTCTTTCCCGAGCGGCTGTATCCGCAGGACAAGTATCCGAGCTTCAATCAGCTCATGGCCGAGCGCGACAGCCTGTTCCTGCGCCATCCGAAGACGACGTTCGTGGCCGCGCACCTGGGCTGGCACGCCAACGATCTCGGACGACTGGGTCGCATGTTCGACAAGATGCCGAACGTGCTCGCTGAAGTGGGCGCGGTGCTGTACGACATCGGTCGTCAGCCGCGCAGCGCGCACGACTTCTTCATCAAGTATCAGGATCGCCTGCTCTTCGGCAAAGACTCGTTTCAGCCCGAAGAGTATCCGTACTACTGGCGCGTGTTCGAAACGCGTGACGACTACTTTGACTACTACCGCGACTATCACGCCTTTTGGAAGCTGTACGGCATCGACCTGCCGGACGTCGTGCTGAAGAAGGTGTATTACCAGAACGCCCTGCGCATCATGCCGGCGATTCAAATTGCGGGCTGGCCGAAGTGA
- a CDS encoding DUF2723 domain-containing protein, whose translation MTVAATATATAASRPAAAMSAGAAELDYRPSYLAAGIAGLVVFLLYLVTLAPTTSMWDTSEYIAAAYVLGIPHPPGNPFFVLIGRVFAILPIAPTVAMRINVLAALSSAVSAGLWFLITERVLVQWMPRRWQRIAGGALAALIGATAFTVWNQSVVNEKVYTVSLVGLAIICWLTVRWCDDPEGPVADRLLVLIAYLLGLGYANHMAGMLAAPAVGLAVLIRRPSSILRWKLLVACGAALVFGMTPFATQPIRAAHFPAINEGEPTGCVTELKMDCTFSALTYDRFMYNFNRGQYGKPELGERQAPLTAQVGMYWLYFKWQWLRDAYQENPGLQNGLAVFYFILCILGGWMHFKKDRRSFWFFGPLIGTMTFGLIFYLNFKYGHSQALELGESVPREVRDRDYFYLWSFSALSVWAALGLIYLWETVASLFGADEVKLGRDTVVEPRTRSFLLASPLLAVAFIPLFGNWQQASRNNQTDTTDFARDLLNSVEPYGILITVGDNDTFPLWYAQEVEGIRKDVIVANTSLMNTDWYTRQMIRRPVFEYDAAKGPEIYRNQQWKKPVGPPVKMTFDEADALPLAIQTPPNAAFQKGDIIAAPRSPQLMRADQLVYFMIRDTYPDRPIYFSRTAGGYPYELGLERYVLTQGMAKKLVSQQIIPGRDTVLIQGEGMVDVKRSYDLWTKVFTATKSLAARKGWVDDASVGIPDLYVISGVTLAEALAQTGQVARSDSVYQQSKGIATAMRRAQVFGFDRQPAMPVVPGADVGPQQQLLVPQTKPDSK comes from the coding sequence ATGACCGTCGCAGCCACCGCTACCGCGACTGCCGCTTCCCGGCCAGCCGCCGCCATGAGTGCCGGCGCGGCCGAGCTTGATTACCGCCCGTCCTACTTGGCCGCCGGAATCGCCGGCCTCGTCGTGTTTCTCCTGTACCTCGTCACGCTGGCCCCGACGACGTCCATGTGGGACACGAGCGAGTATATCGCGGCCGCGTACGTCCTCGGGATTCCGCACCCACCGGGCAATCCGTTCTTCGTCCTGATCGGACGCGTCTTCGCGATCCTGCCGATCGCGCCCACCGTCGCCATGCGTATCAATGTGCTGGCGGCGCTGTCGAGCGCGGTGTCCGCCGGGTTGTGGTTCCTGATCACCGAGCGCGTGCTCGTGCAGTGGATGCCGCGTCGCTGGCAGCGCATCGCCGGTGGTGCGCTCGCCGCCCTCATCGGCGCCACCGCATTCACGGTGTGGAATCAGTCGGTCGTGAACGAAAAGGTGTACACGGTCTCACTGGTGGGCCTCGCCATCATTTGCTGGCTCACGGTGCGCTGGTGTGATGATCCGGAAGGCCCGGTGGCCGACCGCTTGCTCGTGCTCATCGCCTACCTGCTGGGACTCGGCTACGCCAACCACATGGCTGGCATGCTGGCCGCGCCGGCGGTCGGACTCGCCGTACTGATCCGTCGTCCGTCGTCGATTCTGCGCTGGAAGTTGCTGGTGGCCTGCGGTGCAGCGCTGGTGTTCGGCATGACGCCGTTCGCCACGCAGCCGATCCGCGCCGCGCACTTCCCCGCGATCAACGAGGGCGAACCGACGGGCTGTGTGACTGAGCTCAAGATGGATTGCACCTTCTCGGCGCTCACGTACGACCGCTTCATGTACAACTTCAACCGTGGTCAGTACGGCAAGCCGGAGCTCGGTGAGCGCCAGGCGCCGCTGACCGCGCAGGTCGGTATGTACTGGTTGTACTTCAAGTGGCAGTGGCTCCGTGACGCGTACCAGGAGAACCCAGGGCTGCAGAACGGGCTCGCCGTGTTCTACTTCATTTTGTGCATCCTCGGTGGCTGGATGCACTTCAAGAAGGACCGACGCAGCTTCTGGTTCTTCGGCCCACTCATCGGCACGATGACGTTCGGGCTGATCTTCTACTTGAATTTCAAGTACGGGCACAGTCAGGCGCTTGAACTCGGCGAATCGGTGCCGCGCGAAGTGCGCGATCGAGACTACTTCTACCTCTGGAGTTTCTCGGCGCTGAGCGTGTGGGCCGCGCTTGGCCTGATCTATCTCTGGGAAACGGTGGCGAGCCTCTTCGGCGCCGATGAAGTGAAGCTGGGTCGCGATACGGTGGTGGAGCCACGTACACGCAGCTTCCTGTTGGCTTCGCCGTTGCTGGCCGTGGCGTTCATCCCGCTGTTCGGTAACTGGCAGCAGGCGTCGCGGAATAACCAGACCGACACGACCGATTTCGCGCGCGACCTGCTCAACTCGGTCGAGCCGTACGGCATCCTGATCACCGTCGGCGACAACGACACCTTCCCGCTCTGGTACGCGCAGGAAGTCGAAGGCATCCGGAAGGACGTCATCGTAGCGAATACGTCGCTGATGAATACCGACTGGTACACGCGACAGATGATCCGTCGCCCGGTGTTCGAGTACGATGCGGCCAAGGGTCCGGAGATCTACCGCAATCAGCAGTGGAAGAAGCCGGTCGGTCCGCCGGTGAAGATGACGTTCGACGAGGCAGATGCGCTGCCACTCGCCATTCAGACGCCGCCGAACGCCGCGTTCCAGAAGGGCGATATCATCGCCGCACCACGCTCGCCGCAGCTTATGCGCGCCGATCAGCTGGTATACTTCATGATTCGCGACACGTACCCCGATCGGCCGATATACTTCAGCCGCACGGCCGGCGGATACCCGTACGAACTCGGTCTCGAGCGCTATGTCCTCACGCAGGGCATGGCCAAAAAGCTCGTGAGCCAGCAGATCATTCCGGGGCGCGACACCGTGCTCATTCAGGGTGAAGGCATGGTCGATGTGAAGCGCTCGTACGACCTATGGACGAAGGTGTTCACGGCCACGAAATCGCTGGCCGCCCGCAAGGGCTGGGTAGACGACGCGTCGGTCGGCATTCCCGATCTGTACGTGATCAGTGGCGTCACCCTGGCCGAGGCGCTCGCGCAGACGGGCCAGGTCGCCCGCTCCGACTCGGTGTATCAGCAGTCGAAGGGCATCGCGACGGCCATGCGCCGCGCGCAGGTGTTCGGCTTCGACCGTCAGCCGGCGATGCCGGTGGTGCCGGGCGCCGACGTCGGTCCGCAGCAGCAGTTGCTGGTGCCGCAGACCAAGCCCGACTCCAAGTAA
- a CDS encoding aminotransferase class V-fold PLP-dependent enzyme, which produces MDKREFLRTVGGALGGASLGLLFSPAQLKAFSRLPVDELASRADFWDVIRAKYLVPVDYIHLEHGYYSMQSQPVLEQFIGHVRAVNAQSSRYMRTVQGSNKARVQARLAALAGCSPDELIITRNTTESLDTVISGFDWKAGDEAVMAVHDYGAMLDQFALMGRRWGIVNRKVTVPLDPRSDDEIVQVYANAVTPRTRLLMVCHMINITGHVLPVKKICDMAHARGVPVMVDGAHAFAQLDFRIPDLGCDFYGASLHKWLGTPLGAGLLYVRRDAIEQLWPIYGDERQPASSIAKLNHTGTHPVHTDLAIEDAITFHEEIGIQRKEARLRWLQQYWTTKVRAVPRVRLFTPTDPARTGAIANVGIDGMTPGDLATALMDRFKILTVAIDTAGVTGVRVTPQLFTTTAELDALVRAITQLTA; this is translated from the coding sequence ATGGACAAGCGTGAATTTCTCCGTACCGTGGGCGGCGCGCTGGGAGGCGCCTCTCTGGGCCTACTGTTCAGTCCGGCCCAGCTGAAGGCCTTTTCCCGCCTGCCAGTTGATGAGCTGGCGAGTCGAGCCGATTTCTGGGACGTGATCCGGGCCAAGTATCTGGTCCCCGTCGACTACATCCACCTCGAGCACGGCTACTACTCCATGCAGTCGCAGCCGGTGCTGGAGCAGTTCATCGGCCACGTCCGGGCCGTGAACGCCCAGAGCTCGCGTTACATGCGCACGGTGCAGGGCAGCAACAAGGCGCGCGTGCAGGCCCGCTTGGCGGCATTGGCGGGATGCTCGCCCGATGAGCTGATCATCACCCGCAATACCACCGAGTCGCTCGATACCGTGATTTCCGGCTTCGACTGGAAGGCCGGCGATGAAGCGGTGATGGCGGTGCATGACTACGGCGCCATGCTCGATCAGTTCGCGCTGATGGGCCGCCGCTGGGGCATCGTGAATCGCAAGGTCACCGTGCCGCTCGACCCGCGCAGCGACGACGAGATCGTGCAGGTGTACGCCAATGCCGTCACGCCGCGCACCCGTCTGCTGATGGTCTGTCACATGATCAACATCACGGGTCACGTGCTGCCGGTGAAGAAGATCTGCGACATGGCCCACGCACGCGGCGTGCCCGTCATGGTGGACGGCGCCCATGCCTTCGCTCAACTCGACTTCCGCATTCCCGACCTCGGCTGCGACTTCTACGGGGCGAGCCTGCACAAATGGCTTGGCACGCCGCTCGGTGCCGGCCTGCTGTACGTGCGGCGCGATGCCATCGAGCAGCTGTGGCCGATCTACGGCGATGAAAGACAGCCCGCGAGCAGCATCGCCAAGCTCAATCACACCGGCACGCATCCCGTCCACACCGATCTCGCCATCGAGGACGCGATCACCTTCCACGAGGAGATCGGCATTCAGCGAAAGGAAGCCCGCTTGCGCTGGCTACAGCAGTATTGGACCACGAAGGTGCGCGCTGTGCCGCGCGTACGGCTGTTCACGCCGACGGATCCCGCGCGCACCGGCGCGATCGCCAACGTGGGCATCGACGGCATGACACCGGGTGATCTTGCCACGGCACTCATGGATCGCTTCAAGATTCTCACGGTGGCGATCGACACCGCCGGTGTGACCGGCGTGCGCGTCACGCCGCAGCTCTTCACCACGACCGCCGAACTGGATGCCCTCGTTCGCGCGATCACGCAACTCACCGCTTAG